A genomic stretch from Pseudobdellovibrionaceae bacterium includes:
- the dnaJ gene encoding molecular chaperone DnaJ, with the protein MSKDYYNILGVSRTADSVELKKAYRKLAMKHHPDKNPGDKASENKFKEASEAYEVLRDEKKRRQYDQFGTVGDAGGAGGFSNVHDIFENFGDIFGDIFGGSRGGGRSRSRARRGRDITYELDITLEDVLNGDKQVLSFQKEASCKDCSGEGAVKSSDKEICKQCNGQGQVVQQQGFFQSTVVCPVCRGKGERITNPCSSCHGEGRQLEKQEVEVSIPAGVETGMQLRLSGKGEDGSLGGPSGDLYISLNVIPHTDFKREDSNLIKVLSVSYLQAALGAEIEISLLGGDKKMLKIPSGSQPGALLRLKACGLPEVNSTSKGHLLLQLKVLLPKKLTRMEEDALRSIAEKQKVSVLSTTKKKSLFG; encoded by the coding sequence ATGTCTAAAGATTATTACAATATTTTAGGAGTTTCACGAACTGCTGATTCAGTGGAATTAAAAAAGGCTTATCGTAAATTAGCAATGAAGCATCACCCGGATAAAAATCCAGGAGACAAAGCTTCTGAAAATAAATTTAAAGAAGCCTCTGAAGCTTACGAAGTTTTAAGAGACGAAAAAAAGCGTCGCCAATACGATCAGTTTGGAACAGTTGGTGATGCTGGCGGTGCCGGTGGTTTTTCTAATGTTCACGATATTTTTGAAAATTTCGGAGACATTTTTGGCGATATTTTTGGAGGAAGTCGAGGTGGGGGCCGCTCAAGAAGCCGAGCGCGCAGAGGCCGCGATATTACTTACGAACTAGATATCACCTTAGAGGATGTATTAAATGGGGATAAGCAGGTATTAAGTTTTCAAAAAGAGGCCTCTTGTAAAGACTGTTCTGGAGAAGGGGCTGTTAAAAGCTCTGATAAAGAAATCTGTAAACAGTGTAATGGGCAGGGGCAAGTGGTTCAGCAACAAGGGTTTTTTCAATCCACGGTAGTGTGTCCAGTTTGTAGAGGTAAGGGAGAAAGGATTACTAATCCTTGTTCTTCTTGTCATGGAGAAGGTCGTCAATTAGAAAAACAAGAGGTAGAAGTTAGTATTCCTGCGGGAGTGGAAACAGGAATGCAGTTGCGTTTGTCTGGTAAGGGCGAAGATGGTTCTTTAGGGGGCCCTTCTGGGGATTTATATATTAGTCTTAATGTAATCCCTCATACAGATTTTAAAAGAGAGGATTCTAATTTAATTAAAGTGCTTTCTGTGTCTTATTTACAAGCCGCTTTGGGGGCAGAAATAGAAATTTCCTTGCTGGGAGGGGATAAAAAGATGTTAAAAATTCCTTCTGGTAGTCAGCCAGGTGCGCTTTTACGCTTAAAAGCCTGTGGCTTACCCGAGGTGAACTCCACAAGCAAAGGGCATTTATTATTACAGCTTAAGGTGTTATTGCCTAAAAAGTTAACGCGTATGGAAGAGGATGCCTTGCGTTCTATTGCCGAGAAGCAAAAAGTGTCTGTTTTAAGTACAACTAAGAAAAAATCTTTATTTGGCTAG